The DNA segment CGATGCAGACTGTTCAACTACTGTTGAGTCATCTGTCAGTCCAAAACTTTTCTTCAGTTTGTTGATTAAGCTCTTCATTGTACGCTGATTTAAAATGAACCCATGTATGCTCTTCGCTGCAAGATCTTAGTGACTGTATTGGCCAGCAAGACCGCATTGGCCGAGCTTTGCCCGCTTTCTATACGGATACAGGCAACGGTGTACGAGTTATTGTCTGGTGTGGGCGCAAAGAAGACGTACCAGCCATCCGATTGCTTTTCTCCTTTGACGATCCGCTCCGGCGTACCGGTTTTGCCCGCCACTTTACTATCTTTTATTTTTTGCCGCCCCGGTGTACTGGACTGATCTATCATGTATTGCCTGAGCAGGGAGGTATAGGCCGTGTCTCTCGATATTTTGATACCTTCCGGTACCGGCTGTGTTTCCCCGGCTGCCTGCAAAAGATAACGGGAGGGCTGCAATACGCCATGATTGGCAATACCGCCTGCCATTCTCGCCATGGATGCGGGCGTAGCTGTCAATACGCTTTGTCCCCAGGCAAGCCCGGAGAATACACTGCGGTACCGTTTGGTGGTACCCATGTATTTTGGATTGTTGTATTGCCTGCGGTCGTGACTCAAGGCATCTCTTTTCCATACGGCCAGGTCGGCCGATATTTTTTGCCTGTCGTTTGATAAGGTATAGTTGTAGCCGCCCCGTTGTTCAAGGTTCATGCCTGTTGCCTCGTATAAGGCGGCCATTTCTTCCTCAAGGTGATTTTCGTTGGCCAGGCGGATGAAGAAGATATTGCTGGAATTGACGATGGCTTCATGCATGTCAACAAATTGCACTTTGGGAATGAAGGGTTCCTGTTCTCTTTTATTGTCGCGGAATATCTCATTGCGGTAGATGTCGGTGTATCGCACTTCAGCGGCGGCAGCGCCCATTTTATTCAGGCCGGCCAGTGCAGTCAATATTTTGGCTGTAGAGCCGGGCGCTGTGGCATAGGTCATCCCCAGGTCCCTTTCGGTGACGGGCATTTCCAGTTGGCCTCTTTCCCTGTCGGACAATTGCATGAGCTCGGGCGATTGCAGGTCAGGCAGGGGATTTAATGCCGATGCCAGCACATCGCCGGAAGTGGCATCCAATACCACTATAGAGATACGCTTATTGTTAAAGAGGCTGTTGTGCAAAGAATCCTGCAACTCTTTTTGTAAAGCAGCATCCACACTGAGGTAGAGGTTGCGTTCCTTATCCCTTATTTTCCGGATGGGGGCTGCATTGCTGTCAATGCCGGCCTTCAATCCTTCTGTGAGGGCTGTATAATCATAGCGCGCCAGTGGTACTGTTTTGTAGAATGGCCTGGTGAAACGATCGGGCTGGTATAAGGTATGTACAGAATCCTGTATTTCGCGGGTAATACCAAATCCACGGAGGGCTGTGAGGTGGCGCGCTTCTGCAAAGTAACCATTCGCCTGTCCCCAGAATAAACGGGTATTGTAATCGCCGGTCCAGAAGAAGAGGTTTTCTGCAAAAGGATAAAAACGCCGTACCCTTTTTTGCGAGAGCTCCTGTAGTTGCAATTTGGTAATGCCTGCCTTTTGTAAGGTGTCCAGGCTTTGTTGGATAGTTGCGGCATCGCTGGTTGCCAGTATGAGCCCATTACGGTCGTAGACGTTACCGGCAGCCAGCAGTCGCATGAGTTTATCTATGCGGGGATTGTAGCTGTAGATGGGCACACCGTTGCGCATGACCACGCGCGCCTGCTTTACAATATATTCATCGCGATCAACAACCTGCACAAAGAATAGTTTGGCGCCCAGCACGATGATGCCGATCAAAAAGAAGGAGATGCCTGTAGCCAGGACCGGATCATAGTTTTTACGGGTATATTCCTGCTGTACTTCCTGTCCTGCCCGGGCGGAGATGCCTGCCACGATACCCATGGCGGCCAGGTTGATGATGAGTGATATTTTACCATAACTGAGAAAGGGTACAGCAACACCGGTAAGCGGCAGGAGACCAATGGAGCCTCCGGCAATTATTAATAGTTGTATACCGATGGTGATGGCAATACCGGCACAGAGGTAAAAGGTGAAAGGTTGCCCCGACCTGCGGGCATGCAGGAAGGTACGGTGAATGAGGATACCGAATAAGAGGAATACCGCTACGAGCCCCAGCCACCCCATTTCTTCACCGATGCTGGGCAGGATCATATCAGTATGGGCGGCCGGCATGGTGTTGGGAAACCCGCGGCCAATGCCTTGACCGGAGAAACCACCGGAAGAGAGTGTCCAATAGCTATGGGCCAGGTGATCGCCACCAAATACATCATTGTTCCATTGGCTTTGCCAGATGGCCTTCCGGTCGGCCAGCCGCTCTCCGATGCCGGGCATACGATCACCGAAAGCAAAAGCTGCAATGACGATCAGTATGATGACCGGCGCATCGGCTATGGCTGCCAGAGAACCATACCATTTTATACTGCGCAGGTTCCCCTGCACCAGTAATACGATGATGACAAGCAGAAAAGCGGCCACTGTAGCCATCCATCCGGGCAGGAACCATAACAGCACACAATAGCCCAGGCCCGATAATACGGTGAAGAGGAGATTGCCGCGTGCAATGCTGTAAAAGAAAAGGAAGGTGAAGCAAACAACCAGCGCCGGTCCCATGTCGCCCATGAAAAGATAGAGTGCGAGGATGGCGCCAATGCCTGCCAGTACTCCCCAATTGATGTAGAAGCGCCAGCGTATGTCGGAGAGGTTACGGATGTTGTCTCCGTTGGCAGCAAAGAAGGCAGCGAGAAAGAATAAGAGCAGGTACTTAGTGATCTCACTGGGTTGGAAGGTGAAGCCGCCCAGTTGGAGGTTGACTTTTACACCACTCCCTTCGGGGCCTGTTCCTATGAAGACGGTGATAACAGCCAGCAGTATGGCCAATGCCAGCCATGTCCATCCTTTGAGCTGATAGATATTCCTGTTTTTGAAGTTGAAGAGGCCATCAAACCACCAGCGGGTATGCAGTTTACCTATGTTCACACTGCATAGAATAGTATATGCTACAAGCCCGGCAATGATGCCCTGCAGGGTTTGGAAAGCATGCAATGAATCGGTCAATGGGTGCTGGATGCTAAAGAGGGTAAGCACGGAGATACCGCACAATAACAAGAGCACCGGCAGCAGGAAGCTATCGGGCTGTTTTTTTCTTACAGATAAGATGAGGTGAACGATGAAGAATGCCAGGATGAGGGCTCCTGCTATGATCTGAAAACTGGTTTTGAATTCTTCCGGTGTTCTGACGATTAATACGCTGTCTTCTTTTATCTGTCCATAGGCAATTGGACCAATGAGCCTTATTTTATGAGGCCTGGCGGTAAAGGTGTAAGCGGCCCGCTGGTTCAGCCGGCTGGTGCCTTTCCTGCTTCCAAATTCATAACCGGGTTTGACGGGCAATACGCTGTAGCCCGAATCGCGGAATAAACCGGTAAATGCAAATTCACCTTTTGCATTGGTACGCGCATAACCGATAACGCCGGTGAGCGAATCTTCATCGAGGGAGGGAATGTGCTGTCTTAACTGGATGAGCACTCCTTCCATGGGACGATCCTGGTACAGGACCTGCCCCGTCATTTGCCTGTCGCCTGCGGCAACATGAAGTGCAGCAGGATAGCTGACGGGGCCGGTTAGTTCCTGTACGTATAAAGCAGAATCGAGCCCAAGCCTTTGTCGCGATGCGCGCAGCCTGCCACGAAAATCTATGCCACCTATGTTTGACTGCCAGGATACCGGCGCTGTGATGGCATAGGCACTTTTATTGAGCGCCCCAAGGTTATCCGGCTGGCCAATGGTAAAAAGTTTATGCGCCAGGGAATCGGCCAGCAGGTCTATGTCACGCTGATCAGTATAGTAGTTACCATCGGCAATGATCTTTTTCAGGGCGTCTTTGTTGATGACGCTTTCAAGTTTCAGGGCCCTGCCTTCCCCCAAAGCGGTGGTTGTTTTTTCCAGTTGTGGGCTGAGCGCCTGCCAAAGCTTAAAGAAAAAGAGGAGCAGTATTAATGCTGTGCCGGTCAGCAGTAGCCAGCCTTCCTTTGTTGTGTTCTTTTTGATATGTTTTTCGCGAACAGCCATGTCTTTACAAAGCGGTAGCCCCTACGGGGCATCCCTTTCTACGATTTTTTTTACGTTTTCTACAAAGCGGTGGCCCCGATGGGGCGACGTTTGTTTCGAGACAAAGCCATCGCCAAGGGGCAGCGCCTATTGTGATCCTTTTACGATGAGCTGATCAAATGATACGGTCTGGGCGCCGTCTACACGCAAACCGAAGTAATTGCCAAACCCACCGGGGAAGCCCATGATCTTCTCCAACTGATCGTTGATGAAGAAGCGCAATAAGCCACCCTGCTTTTCAATGGTAAGCATGTTCATCCCGGCATCCGGCCGGATGTTGGGAGATGCCGTCCAATCTACCAGCACGTTCCACTGATCCTTTATTAAAGCGCCAATGGAATAGTACCCATTGGACGTGATGTAAAACACGAAGTAGGAATCCCGTTCCTGGTCACCGCAGAAGTTGATGCCGAAAGGATCACCTGTACTGCCACTCCAATGGGTGGCATTGGCTGTTATGGTGAAGTCTTTGTGGATGTCGAGATTGATCTTTATGGCGGTGGAATAACTCAGGCTATCGGCCAGCCCTTTCATTACATATTTCCCGTTTTCCAGGCTGAACTCACTGTTGTCATCTGCCCCTATATCCCAGGAAGTATCCTCCGGATCGCTAAAATCATTGAAGTAGATGCCATTGTTTAAGGTGATGCCGGGATCAGCAGTGGCAGCCCTTTCCGTTTCCACCACTTCCTGCGGACCTGCAGCAATGGAGAGTATTTCTCCTACCGGGGGGCGTGTGGGCGTTACCTGGTATTTTGTTTTTTCTCCCGGCACGGTATATTTTACTTCTTTCACCCGGGAAGGGTTGATCTTGGATGATTCGGGCTCTGCCGCATCTGCCCTCGACTTGATAAGGGTTGTCCAGGAAAAGAAGACAGCTCCACTAATGAGCAGCAATACAACAGCTATGAATGTAACCGGGCTCTTTTTGGCCGGCGGCGGTACGGACGGCGCCTCATACGGGATGGTGTGCCTGGGTGCAGGAGGTGTTATTGTTGTAATACCACGCAGGTCTTCTATGGCAGCCATTTTTAAAAGATGCCTCACCTGTACGGGATCAGCCAGGCGGTGTGTACCCTGCTTGGTGAGCAGGCCCTCCAGCAATAGCAGGAGGCTGGGCGGCAATGTGCGGCCATCCGGCAGACGGGGAACAGGAATGGGCGATGCGATTACCCGGTTGATGTGCATGAGCAGGTCGTCCTGCTCGTATTCAAAAGGCACTACGCCGGTAAGGCATTCATAGATAACTACGCCCAATGAATAGAAATCGGTGGGCGTAGATACATTTTTCGACTGGTTGAATTGTTCCGGCGACGCATAATCGTAGGTGAGCATGGAAGCCCCAGTAACAGTGATGGAATCTGATTGCTCCCGCAGTTTTGCAATGCCAAAATCGGTCAGTAAGAATTGTATCTCCCCGGAAGGGTGTTTACGGTACATAATGTTTTCCGGCTTCACATCCCGGTGAACGACTGCTTTGGCGTGAATGGCGTCCAGGGCTTCTGCCATGTGATGCGCCAGCCTGATGACAGTGGGAACGTCCAGTGTTCGGTGCATCCTCAGCAGGCTGCGCAGGTCGCCGCCTTCTACCAGTTGCATTACAATGTAAGGCAATTCTGCATCAAGGTGTACTTCTATGATCTTAACAATGTAATCATGCTGAATGGATTTCATGATTTCCGATTCACGCTGGAAACGCCGGAGTGTATCGGGATCGGTATTGAAAGCAAAGTGCTTAATGGCAACGAGCTCTCCGGTGTGGATGCTTCTTGCCTTTAGTACCCGTGCATTACCCCTTCCCAGTTCACCCAGGATTTCATACCCCTTGAAGTATTCTTTGAAGATCGAGGTGGCCATGGTTTATCGCTTGTCGTTGTTCATGATCAATAGGGAGGTATGGTTACTATCGGGTTTCACAAGATGATGGAATGGATACCGGGTGTTTTCGAATACGAGGTTTTCTGTTTTCAGGCGTACAGGGATCTGTATTTTGATGCCCGTTTCAAAGTTTTTAATGCGTATGTTTTTGATGAGCAGGGTATCACCGGGCTGTGCAGACTGTTCATTGATGTTTACAGCAACCCCACGTGCACTGTTTTTAGCAGGCATCAGCACGAGGGTTTTGCCGGTACTATCGACATAGTGTTCCAGGTATTTCCAATTTAGTGGCGAAGCGATGCGCAGCGTATCAGTTTTTTCTTCGACAACAGGGCCGGGCACAGCGGGATGGCTGATGCGCATGACCGGGGCTGTACGGTTGCTATCTATACGGTTTGTTTCCGGTACTGTTGCGGTTGCTTTTTTGGGTGGAGAGAAATACCAGCCAGCGCCGACAACCAGTAATAGTATGAGGGCGGCCCAGAGGAGTTTGGGAGGGGAATAGGGTGATTGTGGTTGGGAATCGGCAGTCGGCAGTCGGGAATCGGCAATGGATGATGGCGAATCGGTAATCGGGCCGGCCATCTGGTTGGATGCATGAGCAGCTTCGTGGTTAACTTTTGACGACGTTGCTGTTGCTTTGCTTTCTGCGGATGGGGCAGGTCCTTTTTTCTCTTGTTTTTTCACAGCAGCGACCTGGCGTTGCAGGAGGACAACGGTTATGTTGTCGTGCCCGCCCATTTCATTGGCCAATGTAATGAGGCCATTTACTTTTTGGTTCAAAGGCTGGCCTGTTGATAGTAAAGTAGCTACCTGCTGCCCCGTAATCATGTCGGTCAAGCCATCACTGCACAGCAGTAAGAGATCACCCGGCAGGAAGTCTTCCCGGCCATAGTCCATGAAGTCTTCATCATCCAGCCTGTGCTGGGCAGAGCCTACTTCACGCAGTATCTGGTTGCGGTGCGGATGCCGCATGGCTTCCAGCTCAGTCATTTCCCCCGCATCTTCCCGGATGCCTACGAAGGAATGGTCCCTGGTGAGTTTTTGCAGGTTGCCATTCCTGTAACGATAGAGCCTGGTATCGCCTATGTGTACAAACCAGATGCATTGCGCGGAGATGTCGGCCACTACTGCTGTGAGCACGCAACACATTTCGCTGATGAGCTGGTCTTTTTTTCTCTCTTCCACGATGCGGTTGTTGGCAAAGATGACGGCCTCGCGCAACATGGTAAGGGTATCCCCCTTGGGCTCCTGCATGTATTGTTGTATGCTATCCCTGGCAATAGCGGCGGCTTTTTCCCCGCCGGTATATCCTCCTACTCCATCTATGACTGCCAGCAATGCCTTATCGGCCGACCATAGTTGCCGTGCAATCCAGGCATCCTGGTTTTCCTTCCGGCGTTTGCCGGGATCAGTATTTCCGCTGATAAGTATTTTCTTCATGTTTACCGGGGCAGGTTTTTAAAATGCCGCGTTACTAAAAGAACGATGAACAGAAAAAGCACCCAGGTACTGACTATTGTAGCCATGGTTATTGCTGCTGTTTGAATTCAAGGGTGATGATACCGTTTAGTAATATCTGGCTTTGGGGTTGGAGGTCGAACCAGCGCGGGCTATGCGCATCGCTTTTGGCAATGATGATCTCATTGACCCTGGTTTCATTGGAACTGAAGGAAGCAATCTGGCATTTCCCGGTCGCATCATTTAACCGGATACGCGCATGGGGGTTGGATACGTAGCTGGAATCGAGCAACAGGTAGTTGCTATACCCCTGGTTTTCCGGCTCTTTCCGGGCTATGACTATTTCAGTATCCTTCATGATGTAGGTATCGCCTTTGTTCTTATCGCCCATGAAGTATTCGATCCTTGCAAATCCATGTTCCGTATTGCGCGCCTGCCTGATGGTTGATCCGCCGCCCAGGGAAAGGTCATTGCTGAATTTGATGGTAAAGTTGCCGCTTTCGGCAAAGTGGATATGCCGCAGCACTTCGAGGTTGATGTCCATTTTGTCAAACACGTTGGTAACTTTTGACTTCATGGTCACTTTGGCGGTATGCCGCCTTTCTGCGTTTATACCGCCGGCCCTGATACCCGTGAGCATGCCTACCACTTTCCTGTCATAAGGACCTATTTTTTCATTGTTGAA comes from the Paraflavitalea devenefica genome and includes:
- a CDS encoding FHA domain-containing protein, which codes for MKKRSGDFFGAMKNWLIPEGTRDQPVPITNNDILKELVDCFDDSCKTESVGASLMFNMHFLVILHPDVYEQRLPSFPVLVKEAVKMFYKKLQVYRKNYEDLSPVSSHWQFRFGPALDFNNEKIGPYDRKVVGMLTGIRAGGINAERRHTAKVTMKSKVTNVFDKMDINLEVLRHIHFAESGNFTIKFSNDLSLGGGSTIRQARNTEHGFARIEYFMGDKNKGDTYIMKDTEIVIARKEPENQGYSNYLLLDSSYVSNPHARIRLNDATGKCQIASFSSNETRVNEIIIAKSDAHSPRWFDLQPQSQILLNGIITLEFKQQQ
- a CDS encoding FtsW/RodA/SpoVE family cell cycle protein — encoded protein: MAVREKHIKKNTTKEGWLLLTGTALILLLFFFKLWQALSPQLEKTTTALGEGRALKLESVINKDALKKIIADGNYYTDQRDIDLLADSLAHKLFTIGQPDNLGALNKSAYAITAPVSWQSNIGGIDFRGRLRASRQRLGLDSALYVQELTGPVSYPAALHVAAGDRQMTGQVLYQDRPMEGVLIQLRQHIPSLDEDSLTGVIGYARTNAKGEFAFTGLFRDSGYSVLPVKPGYEFGSRKGTSRLNQRAAYTFTARPHKIRLIGPIAYGQIKEDSVLIVRTPEEFKTSFQIIAGALILAFFIVHLILSVRKKQPDSFLLPVLLLLCGISVLTLFSIQHPLTDSLHAFQTLQGIIAGLVAYTILCSVNIGKLHTRWWFDGLFNFKNRNIYQLKGWTWLALAILLAVITVFIGTGPEGSGVKVNLQLGGFTFQPSEITKYLLLFFLAAFFAANGDNIRNLSDIRWRFYINWGVLAGIGAILALYLFMGDMGPALVVCFTFLFFYSIARGNLLFTVLSGLGYCVLLWFLPGWMATVAAFLLVIIVLLVQGNLRSIKWYGSLAAIADAPVIILIVIAAFAFGDRMPGIGERLADRKAIWQSQWNNDVFGGDHLAHSYWTLSSGGFSGQGIGRGFPNTMPAAHTDMILPSIGEEMGWLGLVAVFLLFGILIHRTFLHARRSGQPFTFYLCAGIAITIGIQLLIIAGGSIGLLPLTGVAVPFLSYGKISLIINLAAMGIVAGISARAGQEVQQEYTRKNYDPVLATGISFFLIGIIVLGAKLFFVQVVDRDEYIVKQARVVMRNGVPIYSYNPRIDKLMRLLAAGNVYDRNGLILATSDAATIQQSLDTLQKAGITKLQLQELSQKRVRRFYPFAENLFFWTGDYNTRLFWGQANGYFAEARHLTALRGFGITREIQDSVHTLYQPDRFTRPFYKTVPLARYDYTALTEGLKAGIDSNAAPIRKIRDKERNLYLSVDAALQKELQDSLHNSLFNNKRISIVVLDATSGDVLASALNPLPDLQSPELMQLSDRERGQLEMPVTERDLGMTYATAPGSTAKILTALAGLNKMGAAAAEVRYTDIYRNEIFRDNKREQEPFIPKVQFVDMHEAIVNSSNIFFIRLANENHLEEEMAALYEATGMNLEQRGGYNYTLSNDRQKISADLAVWKRDALSHDRRQYNNPKYMGTTKRYRSVFSGLAWGQSVLTATPASMARMAGGIANHGVLQPSRYLLQAAGETQPVPEGIKISRDTAYTSLLRQYMIDQSSTPGRQKIKDSKVAGKTGTPERIVKGEKQSDGWYVFFAPTPDNNSYTVACIRIESGQSSANAVLLANTVTKILQRRAYMGSF
- a CDS encoding serine/threonine-protein kinase; protein product: MATSIFKEYFKGYEILGELGRGNARVLKARSIHTGELVAIKHFAFNTDPDTLRRFQRESEIMKSIQHDYIVKIIEVHLDAELPYIVMQLVEGGDLRSLLRMHRTLDVPTVIRLAHHMAEALDAIHAKAVVHRDVKPENIMYRKHPSGEIQFLLTDFGIAKLREQSDSITVTGASMLTYDYASPEQFNQSKNVSTPTDFYSLGVVIYECLTGVVPFEYEQDDLLMHINRVIASPIPVPRLPDGRTLPPSLLLLLEGLLTKQGTHRLADPVQVRHLLKMAAIEDLRGITTITPPAPRHTIPYEAPSVPPPAKKSPVTFIAVVLLLISGAVFFSWTTLIKSRADAAEPESSKINPSRVKEVKYTVPGEKTKYQVTPTRPPVGEILSIAAGPQEVVETERAATADPGITLNNGIYFNDFSDPEDTSWDIGADDNSEFSLENGKYVMKGLADSLSYSTAIKINLDIHKDFTITANATHWSGSTGDPFGINFCGDQERDSYFVFYITSNGYYSIGALIKDQWNVLVDWTASPNIRPDAGMNMLTIEKQGGLLRFFINDQLEKIMGFPGGFGNYFGLRVDGAQTVSFDQLIVKGSQ
- a CDS encoding PP2C family protein-serine/threonine phosphatase, with product MKKILISGNTDPGKRRKENQDAWIARQLWSADKALLAVIDGVGGYTGGEKAAAIARDSIQQYMQEPKGDTLTMLREAVIFANNRIVEERKKDQLISEMCCVLTAVVADISAQCIWFVHIGDTRLYRYRNGNLQKLTRDHSFVGIREDAGEMTELEAMRHPHRNQILREVGSAQHRLDDEDFMDYGREDFLPGDLLLLCSDGLTDMITGQQVATLLSTGQPLNQKVNGLITLANEMGGHDNITVVLLQRQVAAVKKQEKKGPAPSAESKATATSSKVNHEAAHASNQMAGPITDSPSSIADSRLPTADSQPQSPYSPPKLLWAALILLLVVGAGWYFSPPKKATATVPETNRIDSNRTAPVMRISHPAVPGPVVEEKTDTLRIASPLNWKYLEHYVDSTGKTLVLMPAKNSARGVAVNINEQSAQPGDTLLIKNIRIKNFETGIKIQIPVRLKTENLVFENTRYPFHHLVKPDSNHTSLLIMNNDKR